The DNA region ACTTGTGCAGCGCCGCCACCTCGAGTTCCCCACCGAACGATGGCTTGAGACGCACCGTGACCCGTCGGCCAACCCCAATGGTCCGTGATCCATCATCGATCGTGATGCAGTGAAAACGTACCTCACGCGGTGGCTTCAGATCGAGCCGGACTGCTCCGAGCCCGACATGGGGATCAAAGCTGACCACCTCACCCTCGATCACCTGGTTCTGGTCAAAAAGGGCCGTCGGAAAGGGTGCTCGTGGCCTTCCATCGGCTCCGGCAACGGCCGAACCGTCGCGACCAGCTCGTCGAGCGAACCAGCCCATCTACGGAACAACCTTAGAGAGCGGGAGCTCAAGGATGTCGGTGGCACCCCGATCTTTGAGGAGGGGGATCAGCAGGTTGATCGCGGAGCGAGGTACCACCGCCTCTACGGCAAAACCGCTCTCTTGGTAGAGCTGTGAGACCGTCGGTGACTTCATCGCTGGTAACGCCTCGATGATATCGCTGAGATGATCGGCCCCAACGTTGAGTTTGACTAACACTCGATCGCGAGCGGACAGCGCCCCAAGTAATAACGTCTGGAGTTGCTCCATCGCATGACGCTTCTCGGGATCAGCGGCGCTGATCGGGTTGGCGATGAGCTCGGTGTAAGAGACCAAAACCGTATCGATGATCCTGAGGCCAGCCGCACGCAGTGCCCTCCCGGTCTCGGTGATCTCGACGACCGCATCAGCGATCTCCGGTATCTTGGCCTCCGTTGCACCGTAGGACAGCAAGATCACCGGCTCTACGCCGT from Ferrimicrobium sp. includes:
- the hisG gene encoding ATP phosphoribosyltransferase; this translates as MLRIVVPKGSLERATFALFAEADLPIERSSEVDYRATIDDPRVREVRVLRPQEIPTYVAEGLFDLGITGRDWINETQAEVVSLGELRYSKVTSRPIRVVLAVAADSEVHEVSDLHDGVRVATEYPELTRRFFREHGVEPVILLSYGATEAKIPEIADAVVEITETGRALRAAGLRIIDTVLVSYTELIANPISAADPEKRHAMEQLQTLLLGALSARDRVLVKLNVGADHLSDIIEALPAMKSPTVSQLYQESGFAVEAVVPRSAINLLIPLLKDRGATDILELPLSKVVP